The Telopea speciosissima isolate NSW1024214 ecotype Mountain lineage chromosome 11, Tspe_v1, whole genome shotgun sequence genome includes the window AGTTCTTCTCTTTGCTGTCTTGTTATTGCAATTATTTTCTTGAGTATTTCACACATCATTGTTAAATGTAGTCGTAGACTGATCCAACTGGTAAAACCGGTCAACCCATCACCTCTTCACTCTAATAAGTTGGTTTGCATGGTGACCCAAAAATTATATGAAAGCAGGACAAACCAAGTGATTCAGCAAATTTTATATGAACTAGGTGAGCTAGGGACGTCTgtatgtttgaaaaaaaaattgaatttgtttTGTGTTTGTGTATGGTTGttgctgtgtgtgtgtgtgttaggAAATGCTAACTTACACGATAATATGGTGTCAATAACTCCCTTcccttgttttttcttcaagaagaagattGCCAGTGTTGCTTCAATCTCCAAACTTTAGCTGAGGGTGTTCTGGTCATTTagcattcttctttcttttctttctcttgaacTGGGCAGAAGTTTGGTACAGTTGTGAAAAAGAACTTAATGGTTCTTCTGTATGATTTGGGCCTAGGGATAAATAGTAAATAATGCAAATTCTCAAGTATTAAATCTTAATTCATCTCCCTCTGTTAAATTGGTGACTTTGTATTTATCTCcatataaaagaagaaattgaggGCGACTTTGCTCTGGATTAATGTTTTCGAAACCTTGCATCAGTAGTTGTCTAGTTCAGAATGATGGATCCCTATGATCAGTGAAAAATTTCTTCTGATCTCTTGTCCAGGAGAGATACCCCACCTGCACACATGTATTTCTGTTCTGTACTATTACATTTGCGATGTTTGTATCATCAAATATATTTCAATATGCAGCCTGAGCCCCTTTGATTGCAGTTTTGCACTGAAACCTTAAATATCTTTTGGGAGAGGAATAATGAAAAATTAATTTTGAATGATTCTCTGATTGGGATGTCAAAATAGTTTCATCTATGCAAAAAGTTGACACCCTGATCTGCAAGGCATTCCTTTTCTCCTTGGCAAAAAAAATGCTAAATATTTTAAGCATCGCATAATTGCTGcttgtatatataaatatatgtacaAGGTATATATTGAGAGAGACCATATGTCAAGGTGCCTAAGCGATAAGGTGCTTGCTTAGGTGTCTCCTTTTAAGCTTCACCACCTTATCCCAGGGAAAATAAGCTCACCTTTCTTACAATTCTGCATAATGAGGCACATATCCAAGACCAgtaatctatgttgtgtggttaggctctcccctggtataaccttacagtccttacataacaatctatcagaacttctagttaggaagaaatctatttggctactatgatgcccacttttgaaggtaactaaatgctcctctcttttttcaaaataaatggtttcaataaatcataagccacaacaaaatctaaaattgagatcccctccttattcttctctCCAAACCATATCCTTCATGaacatagggatgtaaacggctCAAATTCGGCTCCAATATGACAATTCCGATCCCGAATTCGCATAACAAGTTCAATGTCCGAATTCGTCTGTTTATCCAAGCGGATATGTAAAACCTTGATCGAATTTGAATTCATTAACGTGACGGATATTCTGGATATCCAGATATTCGATTCGAAGTGTGAATATCCATCTCCGGCAACAAGATTCTATTGAAGAGATCCCACAATTCAGACCTCCGGGACCTTGTAAAGCATAAATTCGAAGATGGCTCATCTGTCGGAAAGTGGAAAAAGACAAATCTGTGAAGCAGAGGTGTTTGTTGATCATCATCGCAGCATCTAATTTCCCCACTAAAGCTTCAGATCTGTAGCAGGCATTTATCAAACTTCTGATGCATGAGGTTGATATGCATTTTGAACAGCAAATATTGCAACTTCGAAGCCTGCAAAGGAGTTAACACAAGAAGGAGAGAGGGGATGCACCGATGCCAGCCGCTACAATAGGGATTCCCACCGCAAGCTCCTCCACCCAACAGCAACATCTCGTCCAGATCAGAAACTTTCCAGGCCATTAAAGGTAAATCTTGTTGCTGTCTCCTCCTCCTGCCTTCTCCATCTTGATCTCAGGTTTGGATCGAGAAGATGAAGTAACATGGCCATCAAAAAGGCAAAGTGAAGAAGACCGaacagagaagaaagaacaCTGATTCATTGAACACTCTAAAGTCTAGAGACTAGAGTGCAAATAGTCAAATACTGAAGTACAAAAACGAaggaatgaataaaaaaaacctagtcCTCCAGTGCTCTACTCTACTCCACCGTTTCCACGTCTCCACTATggtttctttaattttaaattgaaTTAATGCGGTCCAGCTGTCCACTTACAACTATTACCATATATGGTATTATAAAATTAATATTTGCTTAATTCTATAAATGGAGAGGTAAACGAATTGGATAATATCCGATCGAATATTGGGTCATCCGaattcgtatccgattaattTTTAGACGAATACGGATAGTTTCAGGATagtaattttttgaatacagatacccctaaacagatacgaacgcaaatcaaattcggattttcgactatccgtttacatccttacaTGAACACCTTCATAGTCTCTACgatctctcccaacatgtccattcagatcatcccctataataatctttttttcTTGACTAAAATCTTGCACTTATCCATCCATTTGTttccaaaattgtaacttactactttcatccaatcttACTTGGGGTGGTGCGTTAGCGCTAATTATATTggcaacctctttctccaacacaagcttgacGGAGataatcctatctccaaatcttttaacatccacgagatcattctttaaatctttatccactactatgcccactccacttctattacttttatcccccgtataccaaagtttaaagtcgtCCAACTCTTTAGCTTTTTTACCATTtcatctagtctcttgaatacaggCCATGTTAATCATTCTTCTACTAATCACATCTACCAATTATAGACTCTTACCTATTAAAGATCCAagttccaagatgctaatctaatcctatgcttttggactagcttctttaccCGCACTTGTCCATTGTGGAagaacccttgcctacttgtcaCCGCATCTGGGGCCAACATAGTGCCTCGCTTATTGGGGACGACCTAGCTAACCCTTTCCTTGGACAACTGGGCGACAACATGACTTGCCTCCAGAAAACCAACTGGAAAGCaagcgccttgacaactatgagggAGATTTCCCTCTAGTAGGGAGGGGGTATATAGGATAAATCTTGTTGACTTTGGACCAAACTTCTGATCGATTGGAAACATTGAACCAAAACCTTCCAAAAAATGGATGCTGCTATTTCTCacttatttgattttgatttggccAAGAATCTCTCAGAACCTAAATATAGGTTGATGAGCTGTATCAACTGTTAATGTTCGACCTAATCttagtgttcttttttgggtgaatataaAATGTATTGAAGTCCCAATAGGGAGACAACAGTCCATTAAGGACATCAATACAAGCCCATAAGGCTAGTAAAAGACAAGTTAACTAAAGCCAACATGGGCATGTCCAAAGCAACACAAAACCCCACGTGGGCATGACCAATGCAACACAAAAGCCCACATGGGCTTAAAACAAGAGCAATGAAGCCCATAAGAAAGAAGAGGGGCAACAATGACAAATCCAGTAGGgtcccccaaaccctaaccatcAATCTCAACACTATCTTCTTCCTAGCCGCCACGACGAACTCAGGAATCACCGGCAAGAAGGCAACCAAGGCGGAGGAGCGCTGGCCTTGCGGAGGGCCACGGCCAAACAAGCAGCTGGCCAAGCGAGGGAGACCGCCATGACGGAGGGCGCCGGCCTTGCGCAGGGCAATGGCGAAGAGGCTGCCGGCCAAGCAAAGAAGGCAGCCAAGGGCTGCGGCCTTGCAGCTGGCAGCAAAACAGCCGAAGGCTGAGCGAGCCAAGCGGAACCGGCAGGAGGGAGGCCAAGCAAGGCTGGCGGACGCAAGGCAGCAAGCCAAACAGGCAGGCGGCCAAGCGGCGGAAGGTTGCGAGCACCGGTGATGCACACGACGACGGCGGAGGAGCCAATGAACGAGGGAGAAGCAGATCCGAACAAGCAGttgatggagaagcttgcccaacaaAGCGGCTACCGAGCGGGTGCTGCCAAATTGAGCCTAGGATCCGATGGGATGTCAGCCAAGAAGAGCCGGCAACCAAGGGAACAGCAGGCCTAGCAGAAGAGGCGACCTGCCAGGCAAGCGACCTAACTGAGCGAGCAAACCAGAGACTGCAGTTCGAGAGACTTCAGCCAGCGAAGTTAGTACCGAACATAGGAAGAAAAGTGGAgaaagggggaggaggaggaagaagaagagagagaggaagagagaaggcgAAGGGAGAGGGTGGGGAGCAGCCCAGCCATACAGCCAGGCTGCTCCAAAGCGGCGGCCAAAATTGTTTTCTCTCTACTACTTTGTCTCTCGCTAGGTTTTCGAGTTCAAGCGTCGTCAACCTAATCTTAGTGTTTTCCCGTACAAACAAAGTATTTGttgaaaaaactttttttatGTACTGTTTCTCAACAATTGAACACAAAATAAGGGAGCTAAATTGACTCTGCATGTCCATTCCTGATAGGTTAATAAATTAGTAAGGGTAGCCTCCTGATTCACTGAACTAGTCCAAACCTCGCCTGTAAAATAAATGTCTGTTACTTGTTTGTCATGTTAGCTCTATTAATTAATGGGATGGGATGGGCTCGGGCATGCGTCCCAGACCAGATGGGCATGTATTACATCCCCTTATGTTCCAGCCCCTAAACTGTCTGATCATTCCTAGTTGCCTAATTGCTGGTTTGACTCTTTATTGTGATTCAAAGGgtttattttagtaatttactTTGCTACAGTGGTGCTTTGTTTAATGTTGAATGGCAACTCTACTTACCTGTTTGTTCATTTCTTAGCATGATATCTCACTATCAAATAAAATCCCAAGAGATCAGTATGACCATATCAGTAGTTTAAATACAGTGATCTAACACTGTGGTTTGTGGGTTATCTGCAGTGCACTGGGGACATGGGTATTCTCTGTGGCTGGGGCATTGCTTGCGATTCCGGTGGGGATACGACGGAAGTCTCTGGCACCCCTGGTATTTTTTGGCACGACTGGTACCATGCTTGATATTATCATGGGAATCAGCCAATGTGAAAGGGAACATGCAGAACGCCAAATGAAGCTTCTGGAAGCTGAAAATGTTTCAACTGAAGCTTCTTTAGTGCAGTCAGTGAGTGAGTCATGATAAGTTTGGCCTCTTACATTCTGTTTTCTAGTGTGACTGCTCTTGTTAATTTCCTTTCTATGTATATCTTAGAGTTTTTGAATTAGTTTTATGTCAACTAGTTCTACCGAGATTACGTAGTGCTTTAAAATCTCCTCTTTTGATTGTTTTGGCCAATGTCGTGATTGGATATTTGAGTTTTGGGTGGACACTCCAtaattttgaatttgtaaaaCTTCTCTCACCCCAGGTTCTGTCTAGTGGAGATCTATCCAACTGGCTAAGATGCTTTTCTAGCTTCAGTTGCAATGGCATGAGCTATCCTATTTTCTCTTCTAAGATTATGTCAAATAAATATCAATAGTCCAAAGTAGAATCATTGTAGTGTCTTGTAGGATTGGAAAAACAACTATGGCCATCCTTCATATACATTCTCATTGCTCAATTCTACCTTCTGCTGGGTACCATTTTCAATTTGATAGGCAGTTGCTTAAACTCTGGCCTCTTTACCAGCCACGGAACTTctttcttcatcctcatcagGTATATCTACTTTAAATCTGTCTTCTGTATGCTTGATATCAGAGAACTGTCACCATATCCTGCAGTTCTTATGGTTGAAACTAGAGGCCAAAGCATTTGCTATATTGAAGGGGTTGAGTCAAGTTAAAGATCTGAGATTAAGTAACATAATGGGCTACTCAGATGCTGATGACTGAATTTAAAAATGGATGTTTGGCGATTGTTCTCTGCCTGGGAGCGAAGGCTGCGCCCACACTTGGGGAGGTCATTTTGTCCATTCAAGGGGGCGGGgcagggcggtcatttt containing:
- the LOC122646626 gene encoding uncharacterized protein LOC122646626 isoform X2 → MAGQEPVKQLEDCCVSNALGTWVFSVAGALLAIPVGIRRKSLAPLVFFGTTGTMLDIIMGISQCEREHAERQMKLLEAENVSTEASLVQSVSES
- the LOC122646626 gene encoding uncharacterized protein LOC122646626 isoform X1 — translated: MAGEEPVKQLEDCSVSNALGTWVFSVAGALLAIPVGIRRKSLAPLVFFGTTGTMLDIIMGISQCEREHAERQMKLLEAENVSTEASLVQSVSES